ctctccaggttagggctcccgttatctctgccagtgttattatcgttcggtgcAAGCACCGAGGGATTTGAATTGTGTTCAGTTTGTGAgattctccacgattacataattgcaactggtaggttgattcgCTAATTCGCTTAAAATTTCTCGAGCacttttttttcaccaaaatgctgtatTATATTTTACCTTAGatattctgtcgtttttattgatactTCTTTGAAAATTcccgcttggtgctaaaattttttcgtaatctcctatggaaatttccttgtatacgccactacaccttggccaatccgccatgtgtgtatgtgccattccttaagaggacgaagaagaagaagaagaaaacgagGCAACTTCCTCCTTGTTTCTTCACCTTCGCACTTAGCCTGGCGCCATCGTTGCAGCCCCGGGTCGCAAGATGCCTTTTGCGGGATTCTTCATCGGGCGCACTGAAAATGAGGCCGCTAACATCGAGGCCGTCGTGTCGACTGAGAGCGCCGCCGCAGGCATCTCGTTCAACTTCAATCGCAAGATCGGAACCGTAAGATTCAGATGGCCGTGCAACCAGTTCGCGCACCGCTGGGATCGGGGCTTACCGAAAGACCTTAACGTATCTGGTgccgccttagtgaagggctgcgTGAGTTTTGCACCATGAAGCCGCTTAACGGCGCGTAGCCCACGCAGCCTTTTAACCGGGAAGCGCCTCTTCTGCCCGTCTGAATAGGTGAACGGTATACGAGGTGCCTGCCCCTATTATACGCCGGGCTGTTATCGTTCGTTCCGTCTGCTGCAAATGCTCAAGGAACACGGACGCCGCGATAAATGTGCGCAGCTTTTCTTCATTTGCAGAAGCGCCGGAAGAAAATGCAGAAAGACATCCGCACCGTGCTGCGAATGAGAGCGAATGTTGTGCCTGACATTTTATGTTGATATTTAGCAGACAAGGATGCAGAACTGGGGGGCTCGTTGCGACGCGCatgtgaagaaagccaacagtcactgaaaccgagGGTAGTATAGgggagagtttttttttaattttgtgtttgTTAATCAATGAAAAGTGCGGTAACATTTGTTTTTATCTGAAAGTAAATTGATTACAAAGCCGAACGAAAAACAGCCAGGTGCCGctgatgggatccgaaccctcgacctccgcaTGTCGAgtgcggtgctctaccaacttgaCCAACGGCCACAAATTTCTACAAAATACTTTCTGCGGGTTCAGCGGCTGTTGGCTTTTTCGATGCTTACAATTTTGACAGATCCTTTCCTTTTTAGGATGCTTTTGTCGTCGTTCTCGCGCCTCTGCCTCACCGCTCGACTCTTTTGCTCGGAGCGTCGCTCTCGTATTTTCCGGTACTCGGACAACGTGCAACATTGCGTAGCCTGGGCATGAATAACATGTTGAGCACTCCACTTTCTGGGCTCCTTCCGTATAGGGTGCCTCGACGCCCTTGCGCGCGGCACGCATGCATCGAGGAACGCGCCGCGGCGTTACGCCGTCCGTTCAGGCGGCAAGAGAGCGTGCGCTGGTGAGACGGAGGCAGCGAGAGCTCTTCTTCTCTTCCCTCTCACAACTTCATGCGCGACGAAGGCGCTATCGCGTCACGTAACGGGGCATTTGTTTGTCCAGCGAGTAGCTTCAGCGACGCAAGCGGCAACAGGTGCCGATAAGAACATTAAACATGCGCGCGGCCTTTAGGCATGTTCAACTGACACGTCTTAAGTATTCACGTCGGTGAATACTACACGCGTATCGCCAGACTCCTTGATGTTTACAATTTTGAAATTTCCTATATGGTTCATGTATCAAAAAACGGCAATCTGAGAGGTCAACAACTTGTGAGCTTAAGGATTGTTGCCACGCCCATGGGCACTAACATAAACATTGTCCGAATTGCAAGAACCGAGTCTTGCTACATGCACAGTCGCCTGCCAACAATATCAGTGAAGGAGATACAATATCAAAAGTGCATAGACATAATGGATGGGCCACAGCTCTTTCTGGCCGCTTCCAGATGGCACCGCCCTTCCAAAGCcataagagaaaaagaaagccgagcatggtgCCAACAGGCACCGCCCCGTTTCATAGGGGCGCTTCTgacttccatccatccatccatccttcgatCCGCGCTAAGTATCCCTTTCATGGTGCAAGTCCCTAGTCGCATTTTGAAGCGGTGTTTAAGAACCGGTGCGATCTAAGAGCTCTGGATTTTGGCCGCATCCTCCCGCGTGCATCGCTGAAGCTACGCGCTGGACAACATGGCGGCAATGAAGTCACGAGAGAACACCTATTAGCCACTCATTACCACAATTCGAGGCAGTGCTAAGCCAGTGTGGGTAACCCTAGTGGCCTATAGATTTTCAGCGGTAGCCACTCGGTCATTCTCTATCTTTTATGCGTCACGGATGATGTCAGCGCGCTGTTTGTTAATGCTCAAAGTCATGCGCTATGCGCCACGTGGCGACAGCCAAGAGAACTGGAAGCGCCTGTCCCGAATGCCTTGTAATGATTCGAGGCAGCAAAAGGCAGTAAAGGAGAGGAAGCGAGAGGGTGCCTTCCCCTTCATCTTACTCGAAACTTATGCGTAGGTTCCTATTAATTTCAGTCGACAGACGACGCTTTTTTCTGGAATGCCGCTCTAACAGCGACCGCTGTCACACGCTAGACAacttcagcggcagcagcagtaacAGCTGCTTTCGACACACTTGCATTTCTCATGTATTTTGGCTGAATGTTGGATTGGCTATATTCGCCTAGGAAGCCGCCGAGGCCGCTGGATAGGCAACGCCACCTCCCAGTGCCAGTACACAGCTTCACTGAGCTGCGAATCTCCCGTGACTGCTGCTGTAACGGCGTAGGGATGGCATTTCTACTTGCACAAAGAGCGGGAAAAAGACGTGCGGTCTTTTAAAACGCTTGTATCATGGAACAACATCCTCCTAGCAGTGAGCATTAGCCCGGACACTCACTCAAATGAACTGTCGTCAACGTTATTTGAGCTAGTTTTATCGTATTTACTCTCCGATTCTTTTAATGTAGGCGTTGGAATAGGGAATTCTGCGTGAACAAATGCTCCATCTCGGGGTGAATTGTGGTTAGAACTGTTTGTTTCACCGCTAGCACTAACGGATAGCGAAAGGCTTCACTGCGCAAAGAGGCACGACGGCTATTTGGTGATGGACACAGGTCAGTGTCGCAGCCTCGAAACGTCTTGCACTAAGCTTGGCACGCGTTCTTGCCTCATCAGTTCCCTCAAATCGGGCACTGGTAGATGCCCACCATTTGCACAGTTTGAGGGGCCGCTGTGTTGAGTCGTCTTCGATGTTGTTTACTCAAGTATCTGTGTGCGCAGGTGATCTACATCGTGGTAGCAGTCCTGATCTTGAAAAGCCTCGACCTGCGCTTCAATGTGCTTTCTACTGCCGTCTTCATGCAAATGTCTACGCGCATTGTCGTCATCCTCGCTCTGGGGCTGTAAAGGGTCGAGCTTCTCCTGGGCATCCCCAACTGGTACATGTAGATGTTAAGAGAGTTCATTCGTCCGCAAGAAATAATTGACACCACGGCCAAGACGGATGGATCGCGAGAAGGCGACTTGGACAACCAGAACGATCACATTGATCTGGGCGATCTTTACAACATCAACGATCTGGACGACCTGGGCAGTCAAGATGACCAGAATGACTCGGGTGACCTCGGCGGCCTGGAGCACCTAGACTACCAGGACGACCAGGGCGACGAGGACGATGAGAGCAATCAGTACGACCAACGCTACCTGGCTGACGTGGATGACCAGGACGACATTGATGATTTGTGTCAACTTACGCCGTTACCAAGGCTTCCTGCCACCCGTCGAAGAGTCAGACGACGACGGGTTTTTTGAATAGCAGAACGTCGAGCTGCACTTTTAGCCGCTTGCCGCCAGGTTAGCGGGATCTGCACTGGTGAAGAGTCGGCTGCTCCGTTCAGTCTCGCTCACATCCGCTCCTGCCGTGGACAATGGTGACAGAGGGAGCAACACTGGCAACAGTACGCCATAAGACTCTCATGTGAGCATGAATTGAGTCGATCTATGTCATTCGGGAGGACGGTACAAATACACACACGATATTTTCTGGCAATATGCCCAGTTCATTTTTGATAATTTCCCCAAAGCTGTTCGTACGGCCTggatggctaagtggttatggtgtaCGGCTATAGAGCAGGAGTATGGAAGTTTTGTCTTTACAGCCGCGTGTCGACTAGGACGTAATACGCAAACACTTGTGTACAGGTAGTCCCAGAGGGGGGCAACCTCTTGAGGTCGACCTCGACCTCTAAATGACCTCTACTTCACGTCGTgcggtgaggttgaggtgaggtcggcgatggCTCGCAATTTTGTGAAGTCTGCAAATCAGATCTCAACCTCACGCGTCAATTTGAGGTTGACTAAGGTCGTCATTCaatgaggtcgaaattttgagatAGAGTTTTTgtagttgccacgtcttactccgacgagtgccgtttccgaagcggagttgcagcgcatcaccgcagtgttcatgcaatgacgcttggtgtttgGTTTCCCCTGTCcagacaaccggatgccgcagtccgctcttagctttcggtgctgcgccgtaatgttcgtccagcccgagcctacaggaggaCGCACCCCTATTGTCTTCCtagaaggagtgctgctgtcacggcacgccactctccctcccgcttgccccgctggcgtagcacacgcagctgcctgccggtcggctcaaactcccgggagcgcgcaaagaagataactcacgttgacccgcggtagcttcgTCCGACGCCGGCgccggcgctcggctgctgccccgaaagacgcgagttcgacccGAGCCGCGgctttcgaatttcgatggaggcgaaattctagaggctcgtgtactgttcgatgtcagtgcatgttgaagaacctcaGTTTGTCGAAATTTTCTTAGCCCTTCACCagggcttccctcatagcctgagtcgctttgggacgttagacccccataaaccataagccaagcagcaagccactctccctcctccttgccccgctggcgtagcacccgtagctgcctgccagACGGCTCAAATTCCCGGGAGCGCGCGGAGCACGtcactcacgttgacccgcggtagctttgtttgatgccgcaaacaaataagttcagtccagcaagcacgcaataaattcgcaGCGCAGTTGGCCctaagcaagactgcttcgtgttcatgctcgttgccggcgctaaCGCCCTTTCTCTTGCCTTGCATTCGAATAAAGGAGATCCTGCtttacattacaagctgacttaacagaaactgcagtagtcagcacaggcgatagtatattgtcacgtagtggtgacggcagtcgaagaagcgatgaagacggacaaaaggatcttctaaaagaaaactgattattgggctgacttgcacccaaaatgcactgaatcactcggcggcggcgaaacgaCAAGCGTGTTCTGCGGTCGTCGaaaagaatgcccgccgctgccggccgtgctcaatttaaagctgattgggaactttcgaggtaaagcgtgcagttactagaacattccggaaccacgtagaatcagctctgcctggctgcgataaaccgagataaatctagtcgcgtcttgcgtcgcacaGAAAGCGATAAGGCGGTGTGgaggcagatttgaaaaacgaaaaaactgcaaatattcgcggcattactcccctctcaaagaagcatcgacccgatgcattaaaagaaataatgctactagtaagagaaaaaaaccaatcttgcgaaaatagagcatggaaatgcagcggccttcagcgcgcataatacggcttcagacggactacatggacaacttctggtcgtacgcggcgtcgctgggatgcagtcattgcgtcaaggatgacttcataatccagttaacctagccgacgaagaaccttgtacgggccgaaatagcggcgcaaaagcttttcactcaatccacggcggcgaatgggcgtccacactcagacttggtctcctggcttgtattccgcattgcgtcttcgtaggttgtagcgtctggcgtcggaccgctggtgatctttgatccgtaatcgggcaagccttcgagcttcttctgcgcgttgaaagtaggcggcaacgtcgacgttcccttcaTCTGTAACGTTGaacagcatggcgtctagcgtggtagtggcctccctgccatggacgagtctcaaaggcgtcatctgggtagtctcctgcactgcggtgttgtcggcgaagacgacgtaaggcaggatgacatcccaggttttgtgttcggcatcgacatacatggcgagcatatcggcgatggttttgttcaggcgctcggtcagtccgttggtctgcggatggcatgcagttgtcttccggtggctggtttggctgtagcgcaggatggcttgcgttagttccgccgtgaatgctgttcctctgtccgtgatgagcacatcgggggagccgtgtcgaagaagaatgcactccacgaaaatttggcgacttctgctgctgttccgttcggtagggctttcgcctcggcgtagcgggtcaggtagtcggtcgctatgatgatccttttatttccagatgttgacgttggaaaagggccaagcaagttcatgccgatctgctgaaagggccttgagggaggttcaatggggttcagaaatcctgctggtcgtgtgggggggtctttcgtcgctgacaatctgggcaggttttcacatagtttgcgacatcggcagacagtcggggccagttatacttgtcttgaatgcggcggagggtgcgagtaaatccgagatgtccagctgtcggctcgttgtgtgaagcctgtagaacttcttcgcggagacaagcaggtaaaacaaggaggtaggctgttttgctcgctgtaaagttcttcacaaggacctcattctgcacacagaaggaagacagtcctcgcttgaatgaagcggagggtgaagaaaccttgccttccaggtactcgatgaggccttttaggtcggggtctgagtgttgctgctgagcaaaagagctggggctgatggctCCCAGggaggcgtcctcatcgtcgtccggcggcggtgtatctacaggggctcgtgagaggcaatgggcgtcagagtgcttgcgtccggacttgtaaacgacgttgacgtcaaactcctggagacgtagactccatcgagcgagtcggccagaggggtccttcaaattttCAACCCAgaagagcgcgtggtggtcgctgaccagctcgaacggccgtccgtagaggtaggggcggaatttcgacgtaacccagatgatggcaaggcactccttctcagttgtcgaatagttagccttggctttggaaaaggaacggctagcgtatgcgatgactttctccagcttgtcacttttttgaacgaggacggcgcctagccccacgctgcttgcgtcggtatgaacttcagtatcggcgttttcatcaaaatgtgcaaggatcggtggggactgtaaacgacactgaagttccttgaaggcttctgcttgcggcgcttcccatttaaacggcacgtctgccttcgtcagttgggtcagcggctcggcgatgcgcgaaacgtttttcacaaatcctcggtaatatgcgcacagtccgagaaatctgcgcactgcgcTCTTATCGGCCGGTGGTGCAAAACTCAATAGCCGCTGTTTTCTGCGGATCTGGACGTACTCCCTcattgctaacgatgtggcctagaaacagcagctcttcgtaggcaaagtggcatttctctccttttaaggttaggccagacgacttgattgcgtccagtactgtttgaagtcttttgaggtgctcttcaaagttcgaggcgaagacaacgacgtcatctaaatgtaccacacaaatttgccacttcaggcctgccagcactgtatccattactcgctgaaacgtcgctggtgcggaacagagaccaaatggcatcaccttgaactcaaacagcccatccggagttatgaatgctgtcttctcgcgatctctttcttctacctcaatttgccagtagccgctcttgaggtccatcgatgagaaatatttggcgttgcagaggcggtccagtgtgtcgtcgatgcgggggagggggtagacgtccttcttttttatgttgttcaagcggcggtaatccacgcagaatcgaagtgcgccgtctttctttctcactagaacaaccggtgccgcccatgggctgtttgaaggctggatgacgtcgtcgcgaagcatttcttcgacttggtcccggatggcttgtcgttctcgcggtgacacacggtaggggctttgacggagaggtcggacgtgttgatccgttataatgcgatgcttggcaattggcgtctgtcgcaccttcggcgatgtcgaaaaacactcactgtagctttgaagcagattgcggatctggtcttgtctgtttcgGTGCAGGgatgggttgatgtcgaaagtgggcaagtACTCTttgtcaggcgaatcttctgcgaaggggtcggagagggcgaaggagtctcgtacgtcggatatttcgtcgaagaaagcaatcgtcgttcctctgttaatgtgtcggtattcttcgctgaagttagtcagcagtacttcggcctggccattgcgcaaatgtgcgttgcctcttgcgatgctgattcctcggtctaggagcaactgcatgttgccctcgatgatagcttcagcgttaatggctttcgtggcgcctacggtcacgataacgcttgatcggggtgggacgctcacttcttcctccaggacactcagggaaaCGTGATTTTCCACAGTTTTCATctaagcgatggcttcgtccgtcgaaagcgtgatcagcttggaacgcaggtcgatgatcgcctgatgctcattaaggaaatccatacccaagatcacttcgcaggagcattgcggtagcacaacaaaggtcacaggataggtatgtcctttgacagtcactcgcgctgtgcatcgtcctgaaggcgtaatgaggtggccctctgcggtgcgaatttgtgggccgtcccaagccgttgtgacttttctcagatgcgcagcgagTGTTCTATTCATCACCGGGTattcggctcctgtgtcgactagagcggtaactttccggccgtcgatagtcacttctaagtcggaggtcctggctcttgcattgcatgtcgctctcggtttcgggtcacggcttcgtcgcgtatgcgagtcgcgggtgtggcatgtggtcgaagcttttctgggtggtggcgtcgttttgaaggcagtttgcgtcgtggtcggggttgtctttttgtgcggcgtcggtgcagcgagggtaggttcttcatgtggcgtcgcgggtgcagcgttcATGGGacatggtcggtggaggatcttcggcgtttcgctcgcgagcaacctcacctccggaggttgctgcctttagtttcccgtacgggggctgggagaccttcctcgtaccgcgtctgcgtagctgcggcgtggagaCGCAAAGCGCGAGATTGAAGGCgctggtgagcgcgaaaagcggttcggcgtgtactcctctcgacgcaggtactcgtcgatttcctgcggatgT
This region of Amblyomma americanum isolate KBUSLIRL-KWMA chromosome 5, ASM5285725v1, whole genome shotgun sequence genomic DNA includes:
- the LOC144134614 gene encoding uncharacterized protein LOC144134614 translates to MLREFIRPQEIIDTTAKTDGSREGDLDNQNDHIDLGDLYNINDLDDLGSQDDQNDSGDLGGLEHLDYQDDQGDEDDESNQYDQRYLADVDDQDDIDDLCQLTPLPRLPATRRRVRRRRVF